A window of the Parabacteroides sp. FAFU027 genome harbors these coding sequences:
- a CDS encoding GNAT family N-acetyltransferase — MVIRNAIPNDYESLKALWLVAFSDEESYIESFLRNKWMGDNCLVVEEEGRLVSMLFLLHAEIITDGKHSPAWYIYACATATDFRGMGFMKMLLDEAYREAVSQSVFALLLVPASDDLFRYYEKASFHRLYKKPLSTNENLNYNNYTQISGPQIDRILVRRDTILNRELDVCWDLEHLIFATGGAVSSYLTKDGYLIEEVYNNERRIIEQLPEMLEAISDEDYAMIRFCESYDLSKLGHLPYFNLALD, encoded by the coding sequence ATGGTGATTCGAAATGCTATTCCCAACGATTATGAGAGTCTGAAAGCGCTTTGGCTGGTTGCTTTCAGTGATGAAGAATCCTATATTGAAAGTTTTCTTCGTAACAAATGGATGGGAGACAACTGTCTGGTTGTTGAAGAAGAGGGGCGATTAGTTTCTATGCTTTTCCTTTTGCATGCCGAGATCATCACCGATGGAAAGCATTCTCCCGCATGGTATATTTATGCATGTGCTACGGCTACAGATTTTCGGGGAATGGGTTTTATGAAAATGTTGCTAGACGAAGCTTATCGGGAAGCCGTTTCGCAATCCGTATTTGCATTGTTGTTAGTTCCGGCATCGGATGATTTATTCCGATATTATGAGAAAGCCAGTTTTCACCGATTGTATAAAAAGCCGCTTTCAACCAACGAAAATTTGAATTATAACAACTATACCCAGATATCAGGGCCTCAAATAGACCGAATTCTGGTGCGACGCGATACAATTCTTAACCGCGAACTGGATGTGTGTTGGGACTTAGAGCATCTGATCTTTGCTACAGGAGGGGCCGTAAGTTCGTATTTGACTAAAGACGGTTATCTGATTGAAGAGGTATATAATAATGAAAGGCGAATTATAGAGCAACTCCCCGAAATGCTTGAAGCAATAAGTGATGAAGATTATGCTATGATCCGGTTTTGCGAATCCTATGATTTAAGTAAGCTTGGCCATTTACCTTATTTTAATCTTGCGTTGGACTAA
- a CDS encoding O-methyltransferase: protein MTDAVEQYILDHIDPEGAHLQRLNRDAHVNLLRPRMLSGHLQGRFLKMLCRMINPTYILELGTYAGYSALCLAESLPENGELHTIEIDDELEDFIRKHIDASEFGSKIHLHIGDTFDIVPQIDRTFDLVFIDADKRSYCEYFDLVFDKVCPGGFIIADNTLWDGKVLDVPAANDAQTIGILNFNEKIASDPRVEKIILPLRDGITLIYKKA, encoded by the coding sequence ATGACAGACGCGGTCGAGCAGTATATTCTGGATCATATTGATCCCGAAGGAGCACATTTGCAACGATTAAATCGTGATGCACATGTCAATCTGCTTCGACCGCGTATGCTTTCCGGCCATTTGCAGGGGCGATTTCTGAAAATGCTTTGCCGGATGATTAACCCTACTTACATTCTCGAACTCGGCACTTATGCCGGTTACTCTGCGCTCTGCCTGGCAGAGTCCCTTCCCGAAAACGGAGAACTTCACACCATAGAAATCGATGATGAGCTTGAAGATTTTATTCGCAAGCACATCGACGCCTCCGAATTCGGTTCCAAAATACATCTTCACATTGGCGATACATTTGATATCGTTCCCCAAATTGACCGGACTTTTGATCTGGTTTTCATTGATGCCGATAAACGCAGTTACTGCGAATATTTTGATTTGGTTTTTGATAAAGTATGTCCTGGCGGTTTTATTATTGCTGACAATACGCTTTGGGATGGCAAAGTGCTGGATGTCCCGGCGGCTAATGATGCGCAGACCATCGGCATTCTAAATTTCAATGAAAAAATAGCATCTGATCCCAGAGTTGAAAAAATTATTTTACCTTTGAGAGACGGAATTACGTTGATTTACAAGAAAGCGTGA
- the purE gene encoding 5-(carboxyamino)imidazole ribonucleotide mutase, producing the protein MKPVISIIMGSTSDLSVMSKAAELLNDFEIPFEINALSAHRTPAEVEVFAKGAQERGIKVIIAAAGMAAHLPGVIASMTTLPVIGVPIKATLDGMDALLAIVQMPPGIPVATVGIDGSLNAAILAVQMISTGDEVLQEKLALYKEGLKKKIVKANEELKQVHYKFKTN; encoded by the coding sequence ATGAAACCCGTTATCAGTATTATTATGGGAAGTACTTCTGATCTGTCGGTAATGTCAAAGGCAGCGGAGCTTCTGAATGATTTTGAGATTCCATTTGAAATAAATGCACTTTCAGCTCACCGTACTCCGGCAGAGGTTGAAGTTTTTGCAAAAGGTGCACAAGAGAGAGGTATTAAGGTAATTATTGCGGCAGCCGGTATGGCAGCTCACCTTCCGGGTGTAATCGCGTCAATGACAACACTTCCTGTTATTGGAGTGCCTATCAAGGCAACTTTAGACGGTATGGATGCATTGCTCGCCATCGTGCAAATGCCTCCGGGAATTCCAGTAGCTACTGTTGGAATCGACGGTTCATTAAACGCGGCTATCCTGGCGGTTCAGATGATTTCAACTGGTGACGAAGTGCTTCAGGAAAAACTGGCATTGTACAAAGAGGGCTTGAAAAAGAAAATTGTTAAAGCAAACGAAGAGCTCAAACAGGTGCACTACAAATTCAAGACAAACTAA
- the gcvH gene encoding glycine cleavage system protein GcvH, with protein MNFPLELKYSNDHEWIRVEGDQAWVGISDYAQHELGEIVYVDVQTVGESLTANEVFGTIEAVKTVSDMFLPVSGEVLELNPALEDQPELVNSDPYGEGWIVKITVKDIDELDNLLTAEEYKQLIAK; from the coding sequence ATGAATTTTCCGTTAGAATTAAAGTACTCCAATGATCACGAATGGATTCGTGTGGAAGGGGATCAGGCATGGGTCGGTATCTCCGATTATGCGCAACATGAATTGGGCGAGATTGTCTATGTCGATGTTCAGACGGTAGGTGAATCGCTGACAGCAAACGAAGTATTTGGAACTATTGAGGCTGTGAAAACCGTTTCGGATATGTTCCTTCCTGTATCGGGAGAGGTGCTAGAGCTGAATCCGGCCCTGGAAGACCAGCCAGAATTGGTTAACAGTGACCCGTATGGCGAAGGATGGATTGTGAAGATTACGGTAAAGGATATTGACGAACTGGATAATCTGCTTACAGCTGAAGAATATAAGCAGCTTATTGCTAAATAA
- a CDS encoding DUF2156 domain-containing protein — protein sequence MVIFRPVTIDDRDKIQRYTKGKGSRLLNYSFEVLFLWRDVCDFEIAEKDGFLLIKTFHHNRHYFLFPLGEGNLKQIILDLVDYARSRCASFQMFQILPEQKERIERLFPGSFSFEPTRDEFEYLFESEKLITLQGKALQPKRNHINAFEKQYDWSFEEITLSNMVDALMFSHQWDMEMDVPLDSPLNMEIQASMIAFEAYFCLGLDGGILRANGEVVAMSLGCPIAEDTYLVLFEKADNKVRGAYPMINREFARRFCSEFRYINRAEDNGDEGLRKAKLSYHPDVLQEVFRMTLINKSN from the coding sequence ATGGTAATATTTCGTCCGGTCACCATAGACGATAGAGATAAGATCCAGCGCTATACAAAAGGAAAGGGAAGCCGCCTCCTGAACTATAGTTTTGAAGTGCTTTTTTTATGGAGAGATGTATGTGATTTTGAAATTGCCGAGAAGGATGGATTTCTATTGATAAAGACTTTTCACCATAACCGGCACTACTTTTTATTTCCTTTAGGTGAGGGGAATTTGAAGCAAATCATTCTCGATCTGGTTGATTATGCCCGTTCACGTTGTGCCTCTTTTCAGATGTTTCAGATTCTACCGGAGCAAAAGGAGCGAATTGAGAGACTTTTCCCCGGCAGTTTTTCTTTTGAACCTACCCGAGATGAATTTGAGTACTTATTCGAAAGTGAAAAGCTGATTACTTTACAGGGAAAAGCTTTGCAGCCGAAGCGAAATCATATCAATGCATTCGAAAAACAATATGACTGGTCATTTGAAGAGATAACGCTTTCCAATATGGTCGATGCATTGATGTTTAGTCACCAATGGGATATGGAAATGGATGTTCCTCTGGATAGTCCGTTGAATATGGAGATACAGGCTTCAATGATTGCATTCGAAGCTTATTTTTGCCTTGGCTTGGATGGCGGAATCCTTCGTGCAAACGGAGAAGTGGTTGCAATGTCTCTGGGATGTCCGATTGCTGAAGATACTTATTTGGTTCTCTTTGAAAAGGCAGATAATAAAGTTCGGGGCGCTTATCCGATGATTAACCGTGAGTTTGCCCGTCGTTTTTGCTCAGAATTCCGTTATATAAACAGAGCTGAGGATAATGGTGATGAAGGTTTGCGCAAAGCCAAACTTTCCTACCATCCTGACGTTTTGCAGGAGGTTTTCCGTATGACTTTAATTAATAAAAGCAACTGA